Within Spinacia oleracea cultivar Varoflay chromosome 4, BTI_SOV_V1, whole genome shotgun sequence, the genomic segment AAACCTCGTCACTCTGACATATATTCAACTGTAATTTCTCTGTATGGTCATTTAGAGATGTTGGGTGTTTCTCATAATCTTCGTTCTTTCAATGTTCTTGTCAATTGCTATTCCTACCTGGGCCATGTCGATTTCGGGTTTTCGGTTATgggaaaaatcatcaaaaatggGTATCATCCCAGTATTGTGACTTTCAATACACTCATCAACGGGCTTATTCATATTGATCTTTTGGAACAAGCTTCTAAATTGTTGGATCAAATTGTCAAGCTTGGGTTTCAAGCCAACCATGTTACCTATGGTACTTTGATCAAAGGTCTTTGTAGAATAGGAAACCATGCAACTGCTCTCACTTTGCTTTTGACTATGCAATCTGGGctttccctttccaaacctgaTATTTTCATGTATAACACCATCATTGATAGTCTGTGTAAAAACAAGCTTTTACCTCAGGCCCTCACCCTTTTTTCTGAGATGAAAAGCAAGGGCATTCCACCCGACGTCTTAACTTATAATACCTTAGTTAGAGGGATGTACACTTTGAGGCAATGGGATGATGCAAAAGACATGTTAAATGAGATGTTGGAGAACAATATTGATCCTATTGTTGAGACCTATAACATGCTAATTGACATGTGTTGCAAACATGGGAAGGTTAGGGAGGCAGAAGCTATATTGGGACTCATGACTAAGAGGGGTGATGCTCCAGATATCATTACTTATAATTCTCTGTTGGATGGGTTTTGTATGTGTGGGCAAATGGATGAAAGTTTTGACCTAATGAATTTGATAGTGAAAAATGGTTGTATGCCTGATATTGTTACTTACACCAGCTTGTTGAACGGATTTTGCAAGTGTAAAAAGCTCGATAAGGCCTTCGACTTAGTCCAGGATATGCGTCTAAGAGGATTAGCCCCTGATGTTTTCACATATAGCATTCTTATAAATGCCTTTTGTAAGGACAACAAACTCCAGTTCGCATGTCAAGTTATCCAGGATATGGAAGCTCAAGGTATCACACCTGATAGGGTTACTTACAATTCATTGCTTGATGGCCTCTGTAAAAGCTCACAGATTGATGAGGCAATGGCAATGCTGAAAGGAATGACGAGTAGTGGAGCAGCCCCTGATATTGTCACCTACAATATCCTAATTGACGGCCTTTGTCAAGTTGGGAGACTTGAAGAAGCAATGGACATCTTATCTTCTCTTCGGGCTAAAGGTTTAGATCCAGACAATTATACTTATAATGTAATAATAAATGGATATTGCAAGTGTAAAAAGTTTGACCAAGCCCTTGGCATGTTCCATGATATGCATCTTAGAGGATTGAAAGCAAATGTTGTCACGTACAACATTCTCATACATGCCTTGTGCAAGGAGAACAAAGTCCAGCTTGCAGATCAACTTATCCAGAAAATGAAAGTTCAAAACCTCACACCAGAAGCACCTACTTACATTTCATTGACAGATGGTGTCTATAACATGTCACTGATTGATGAGGCAATGGCAATGCTGAAAAAAATGATTGCCAGTGGAGCAGCCCCTGATATTGTCACCTACAATATCCTAATTGATGGCCTTTGTCAAGTTGGGCGACTTGAAGATGCAGGGGACATCTTGACTTCTCTCCGGGCTAAAGGTTTAGATCCAGACAATTATACATACAATGCAATGATAAATGGATATTGCAAGTGTAAGAAGCTTGATCAGGCACTTGGCTTGTTCCATGATATGCATAATGGAGTATTGGAACCCGATGTTGTCACATATAGCACTCTCATAGATGCCTTATGCAAGGAGAACAGGTTCGAGTTTGCAAATCAACTTGTCCAGAAAATGAAAACTCAAAACCTCACAACAGCCACAGTTACTAATGATTCTTTTATTGGTGGCCTATGTGAAAGCTCATAGATTAGCAAGGCAACGGCAATCGTGAGAGAAATGGATAGAAGCATATTGGTCCCTTATTATCACATACTTGTATTTCAAGTTGAGTACCTTGAAGATGCTGTGTTTTTTTCTCTTCTCCACAAGCAAAGGGATTTACAACCAAACAATTTCATACACAAATGTAATGATTAAGGGGCTCTGTAAGAAAGGGGTTTTGAATGATGCGGTTGAACAACTGAACAGTTAGTGGCTGCTCTCCATATTTTGCATTTTCAATACGATTTGCAGAGGATTATTCATGACACTGATGTCCGAAAGGCATTGGAGTTCTTCAGAATCATGAGTAGCAAAGGGCTTGCCCCTGATGCTCACGCTACTTTGCTGCTTGGTCTCTCACTTGCTGGTCACATTATTAGCAATGTGCATATGGCTTTGCTTCCTCTGGTTTACTTGTTATTCTTTTTTAACATGGtaatatttccttcatttaacTCATCTTCTAGTACGTACCTGGTTGAATTAAATATATTACCCCATTTCAGTAGACATACAAATGTGTACTTGGAAGTCCTATAGTTTGTTTAGTTAGGATTGTAGGAAAAAAGGGTTGGAGAAAGTTGGACGGAAGAGAGGGAAGGATTGTGTTTATGTAAGAGGCAAGTATTGGGATAGAAGGtatcatttttcttttaaagTAAATAAATTTAGGCTATTTTCTGTTATAGGAGCACTCTAATTCATCCATATAATACAAGAGAGCAAATTGTAAGGCTAGTTCCTATATTGTCAACTCCATTTCTATCCAACATTGCTTTCAAGAGGCTAGTCAAACAGCAGATTCATGGCTAATTTCATCCACAATCACCCGACCTTGTTCTACTGGGGTTGAAATATGTATACTTGTGCATGTGCTTAGCCTTAGCTATTTTGTCTTACTCCTTTATTTCTGATTACTATAAACATTATTCTAGCTGGTATAGTTGTCTAGGGAACTTCTTTAGGTAGGTGAGCGTATTTTTGGACAGTAGGGTGCGCCTTATGTTAAAAAATTTCCATGCATATGAATCTAGGTGAGAGAGCTTCCAAATGATTTGTGGTTCCTCGTGAAATCCTCCTAGAATATGGTTCATAAGGATCTGGAGGGAAGAAGAGGAAAGCAATAAGAAACGGGAGGAGGGGGATTATTTTCTGCTTTTTCAGTTATATTTTATTCAGCTAAGGAAAGGGAGCAAAATGTCTTCAAGGAATGTGTGTTTCTTCTTTATTGTAACAGCTAGATGTATTAAAGGATTGCCCATTCtgctatttattttattcatttcagAATCCCTCTTATTTTAAAATGTACTAAGCATTAGTTAATAGAAATGAATTTTCTTTAGGACAGCGGTGTGCAGTAGCAAAGAGCTTGAAGGAATCTGTAGAATTATGCAAGGAATTCTTTTAGGAATCTGATACTCAACTGTATGATATTAAATGCTCTATGTGCTTTCTGTTTCTTTTCGACATATTCCGAGCTGGTTGAATTGACGGGTCATATGTGTATTAGCACTATCATTTTATTTCCATATGTTCATGTTAGCATTATGCTGTGGGTCTGAGTCATTTGGAGAGAAGTACTGCTTGGTGGCTTTCCTAGATTGAAAATAACGTGTTCccgttttatttttcttctacTTTGTGATATTCCTTTTGTTTTTCGTGTCTAATTTATTATTCTCATGGATTCTGTTTTCTTCAGGATGTTCAAATACTTCACGTCACAAAGACACTGAAGGAAAGTGGACGCATTTACAATATGGCTGCTTGAAAATAATCCGCTTGCATATGCTCCAAGGAGGTTGAAGTTCTTTACTGAAGTCTGAAGTTTTAAATTTTGTGATTTATTCTTTTAGATTTGCCAATACAAAGACATGAAAGATTATCCCTTAGACTTGTGGCTGTGGAGAAACTCTCTCAGCCTCAGAATCCGTTTCGAAGTTAAGTTTCAGAGTGTTGAAGATGTCACGCGACTCACGCATTATGCCTTCAATTGGTGGACTATGTGAAGCTGTTCATGCGAATGGGTTGCAGCCCCACCATTGTTAATGAAAACGGAGGATAATTCATGTTCTTCAGATGATGATTGAACCTACTGTGCATTTATCAGTGAATTTCTTTCTAGTAATGCTGTCTGAAACCTGAAAAGGCTTTGGAGTTTATCAAAAATATGACTGCTATGTGCTAACAAAGGCTTTGAAGCTGATGCTCGCGCTACTTGGTTGAGTTGTGGATTGCTCATTCCTCAGAAGGGTTTTTAAGTACCACCAGATCACAAGTTTGTGGCCAATTTGCTACTTTTGTGGATTGTAGATTTCTTCAGGAAATTGTAGGCTTGTAGAGTTTGTAGCTAGCTTCGGAAGGCTTTGTACTTTATATTAAATTGCGGTTTATCACCAAGTAAATATACTTCCATTCGGAACAATTTGTCAATATGCTAGGTGCTTATTATCTGAAACCTAATTTAAGACTTGTGCCTCCGTTCCTTGCTGCTCCATTGTAGTTTTTGGGTTAAAATTTAACATCTTTAACCATTAATCTCTTGTTACCCTAAATGAAACCATAGTACCAAGttctacttcctccatttttttaggggcttactatttaccgccccacattactcaaaaccgccctaATATTTTACCTGTATAACCCTCTTTATTTACCCCTTTATTTTTAACATTTACCATTACCATTTCTTTTTTTACCGCTTCCCCCACATCACTGCCGGAGCACCACCGCCGGACCACCTCTGCCGGAGCGCCGCCACCGGAGCACCACCTCCTGCCGGAGCACCACCGCCGGTGACTGCAGCTCGGAGCACCGCCGCCGGAACCCACTTCCAACACCACGCCGACCACCACAATGCGAAACAACTTTTACATGGCCGAGACTACCGGAGGAAATTCAAATACACaagaggtattttttttttttccggaaaAAAATTTAATGGACTTATGCAATTCTAGCTCcgaccatggtacagacttatgagttttaagtctgtaccatggtacagacttatgcaaTTCTAGCTCCAActatggtacagacttatgcaaTTCTAGCTCCAACCATGGACGGAGCTAAAACttcataagtctataccatggaTGGAACTAGAAATTCATAAGTCCgttgaattttaagttttttatttgttgtttAATTTGGTTAAATTTTTCCGAAAAAAACATTAgtgacttatgcattttaagtttgtaccatggtacagacttatgaattttaagctcgtaccatggctGGGGCTTACAATGCATAAGTCTACACCATGGTGTGGGCTTACGATACATAAGTCTGTTAATTcacaagattttttttaaaatttttgtgTACTTAAAACAATTCATAAACTTATGCAATTCTAGCTCCGACCTTGATacagacttatgcattttaagtttGTACCATGGGACAGACTTATGTGTTTTAAGCTCATACCATGGCAGgagcttaaactgcataagtctACACCATGGTttgagcttaaaatgcataagtcccTACCATGGTATaagcttaaactgcataagtttgtgtcataaaaataaaattagtatttttcttatatattgattataaaaattactttgtttaaagatttttttttttaaatgggcAGGTTCCGTTGCTAGATTTTGGAAGCGATGGTATTAATTATAATCCAAAATTCGTAACTTCTGAAATATTTTCGAGTGATGATGCTGCTGTTGAGTGGGCTAGAAACATTGCTATTAGCAATGGTTTTAAGCTTGTGAAGTCCTCATGGAAACGAGGAGAATTGTACTTGAGATGTAACCGCGGTGAAAGAAATAGAGGCAAAGGAAGGAATTTGGAAACTGCGGAACGACCAAACACGAAAACTCAAGCATGTGGTTGCAAGTTTTTTTATTAAGGTGGCACCATGCAAAGATGGTGAAGGTTGGAATATTGTTTTGGGTCCTGAACAACATGGTATTCACAACCATGAATTAATTACATATCGAGAGGGCAATCGGCAGATGAGCGGCCTTAGTCTAGGCGCAAAGCAACTTGTTCGTGATATGTCTTCCGCTCAAGCAAGGCCAAATGTCATATTGGCGGCTGTCCAAGAACAATTCCCTGAGGAGAACCCCAATAGAAGACACATCTACAATTTTAGAGATCGGATGAGGAGGAATGGTGCAGAAGGAAGAGATAGTATAAGTCAATTTCTTCATCTTGCTAAAGAGAGTGATTACTTGCACTACATTAGGGAGGAGGCTCATGTCATGACACACGCATTCATGGCACACCCTACATCGGTGAAATTGTTACGTACATATCCATGGGTCATTGGCATGGATTCTACGTACAAGACGAATATATACAAGATGCCATTCCTTGAAATTTGTGGGGTTACACCGTGTAACAAGAATTTTCTCATTGCATATGCATTCATGAAGGACGAGACTGCTGAAAGCTACGGGTGGGTGTTAGATAAACTAAGGTTGTTGCTTGGTAATGAGGTACATCCAACAGCAATTGTGACAGATCGTGAGTTAGGTCTTATGAGACCTATTCGCGAAATCTTTCCTCGCTCCAAACACTTATTTTGTTCGTGGCATATCAACAAGGATGTAGAGGCGGCTGTGGGGAATATATGTGGAAATAAAATCATGGGTGAGAGATTCAAGAATGGAAAATGGAAGAGAATAATGGAGGCTCCAACTAGTGTTGAGTATGATCTAGTTGTGTTGAACATGCAGGATTCCTGGCGGGCTTTTCCTAAGGTAATTGAGTATTTGAATGGTACATGGTTACCCCATGCGGAAAAATTTGTCTTAGCATGGACAAATAATGTGCTTCACTTTGGCAACATCAACAATTGTAGAGTAGAGAGTGCACATTCGATGATGAAGAATTGGTTGTCATGTGCTAATGGGTCTTTTGACACCGTGTGGGGGAAGGTTAATGCAGCGATCAACTCACAACTCACAGAGATTAGAAACACCCTTGAGGCGTCGATGCGTACTCATGGTCAGATGTGGACCCGACTTCCGTTCCAGCATTTGAGTGGCCATGCGTCCCACTACTGTTTAAACCTTTTGGTGAAGGAGGAAACACGGATGAAGGCGTTAAGTCATGAGGTTCATGTACGTTGTGGATGTGCGTATAGGACTACACATGGTCTTCCTTGTGCGTGCCAGATTTTCGATGCAATTCACTCAGGCACATATTTCGCTCGGCAACAGATTCATTCATTTTGGAGGACACTTAAGATCAATGATGGAGATCACATAATTGAGTTGGCCGACATagatcctgaaggaaataatgcccttggtccaagtatgcattctatgttaagtctaataaatgcggttcagtattaattaacaagttaataattcagtgagatcaagtgagctgaatgcctagctagaggccgcttcagttcaagtggaattaatgatattaatccacagcttactcttgactgaacccgtagggtcacacaaatagtacgtaaacggatcaagtatttaatggcattaaatactccatctatgaatattcggaaccgacggatcttggtttcagtgggagctaagatcgtcacaggcaagaaatgactactccggaaacgatgatattgccggaaacggaaatatggatcgtatcggaaatataaatattatccaagtcgtagatgttgccggaaacggaaacatggtacgtatcggaaaatattatcggaaatggaaatattgccagaatcggaaatattgccggaaacggaaatattgtcagaatcggaaatattaccggaatcggaaaataattccggaaacggaaatattaaatatttgttcgaaacggaaattaattccggaatcggaaatattaaatattgttcgtatcggaaatgaattccggaatcggaaaatttaatcggaagcgcatcgtacgaataagcatcggacgaggcctgccggacgaggcccagcacgaagccaggccatcgcccagcaagccaagcgcgccgcacaaacagccacgccaggcccagcgcaaggccaggcccagcaggctgcgcagcgcgcacagcgcgcacagcacgcgcagcgcgcagcgcgcgcgggcgctgcgtgggctgctactcgcgcgcacgcatgggggcccatcgtggctgccgtgcgtgtgtgtgcaagtgtttgtgttcgtgcacgtttcctaaaacatgcagagttcggttaatgattaaattcctaattctatttgataaattaattaaattagagttcttgtaggattctaggtttaattaatttgtatctgaataggatttcgattccctttccatacccctataaatatgaggctagggctcacaatttataacaagtttcaaagtattcaaaaagtgagtttttgagagaaaattaaaacacacatcttgctcataaaagtgccgaaattttctagtaccttaagggcgattctagttggtcaatcttaaggcggatccggacgtgctgtggactatctacggagggacgacacttggagtcctaaagacttgttcttgttcggttcgggcgcagctagggagggcacgcaacaaagagtatgcatctaaattatgctatatgattatgtgtaaataatatgttgtcctgggttaatggttgtttccgcatgatctatgtaatgtcatatgtatcataacctaacagtggtatcacgagccccttattattttcataatctaaattgcatgaacatggttaaatattacaaatttgcaagaattaaaaggggtgattaattttcgtaattgttaattaattgcaaattgcgtttatttaattatacgtacgcagtttttcggcagtttcttcgttactcatccgaattgagtgatttttgtgtcaattccgcatgtaaaaggcattctaaaattttgacaaaattagtatttttctgccgaacccagaattctcaaattcgaagcctaactatgacttttcgaaggttttagtttttcgaatgcaaaatttcgtaaatttaagatgttaaattaaatatttgcgattcttgttgataaatcttgaattttttgattgacctactgcatatgtttaacaagtttgaatgcctagtcttgttaattatgcaatctaatttgtaattatgatcaatttgttgaaaattagaataatttagaattaatttgattttcataattaattgtaatttaattagaaacctatgattaaaaaccaccataaaaattgtaaatttatgataaattttaaatttttatgacctagacttgaatccataacaatcggaaatcaattggataataaattttcgatttttcgccctaaaattatgaaattaatattatttattaatttgtcattaattttaaatataaattttaaatttttatgcgattcgttcataaaacttgcacgcacgaagcaatggacgcttcgtgttacccttaaggggtgttgtataatgcgggcatgcgacgacgagcaagggagctcgtcgcccgtgcggcacgaatgcaatgagcaagggcgtagtgcacgagcacaaggcagcagccctgccttgtgtcgtgtgccacgagcaatggacgaatgggcatgggcgaagggcgagccaaggcagtcgcgtgtgggcagcaagcgagctgcgccacaacgcgcgctgcctcgcacaagagcgcgcagcctcgcgcgcagcgagcgcaagctcgcgtgccacgagcgctacgcccagcattgctcgcgtgcacaacgagcgatgtcgcccgcccagcgagcgatgtcgcgcgcccagcgagcgatggctcgcgcgcccagtgagcgatgtcgcgcgcccagcgagcgatgtcgcgcgcgcactgcgagcgatagctcgcgtgcgatgagcgctggcgcgcgcagcgagcaccaatgcgtgcggaggcttgcgatggggatgcagcagctatgcgacgagcgcatgggctgcgcgcacatggccagcaatggttgtgtgcgtgcggcccatgggcgtgcaatgtgtagggtgtttgcgttacgattagatcgttttgaatgtttaatttgaaatttttcagtttacgtaattttaattaattttaaaattaataatttaaattattttcttggattttaattttgaatattgtaattataataaatgttatttattctaattattttactaaaattaaaatcatgaattaatttaaatacgactgaaattaagttaaactttttggattcaattataaatttatatgagctttaaattttaattaaatttgtatgtttccggttatactagaaatacatttttatgtttaaaattagtaaagcatataaatttattggtttaagtgggagcgctttttagtcataaactcttgattaggtctacaaatccttaaggttaaaacaacttgattagaattaataaggactgaataattggtagattattggtgcccttgattaattgctgcaaatgtttacgtgatgcataatgtgttttactaaccagctatgtgggccattcatgataatgaatgggtgaatggtatatattgtatatgtactgttttgcaggttatgaagtgactagtatggcccaaataggatagaaaatatggtctgcgtaccattaatttgaatgtaattggtctgaagtaccaaagttatttttcaattcaaatatggtctgcgtaccatcaaatagttgtaattagttatagcttatcctatttgaagaaaatggtgcctcccgcggagattttcaagacggactttgaagttaaagcttcaagatgaagtcgggccatactagatcacaaatatcttatgcatgctttaagttatttattgttttaaatatgtcttaaaatgcatgagatcaaaagcttgattatgttgcatgattaaggattttagttcacttaaaatctaaccaacatagtaagagccttaagttccaaacttaaaaattgagttaaaaggtgccatgccaaaatatacacttgcttggatatcctttacatcaatctagtaatagttttcgctcagcgaggtgttacttattggtcctaaaggggcaaggtacacaaataattgtgagtacatgttagttttggtgaaactcaacgatataagtaaggagtccttttatgtcgtggcaaattcgataggtttacctaataagttcttagacgtacctatcaaccaagaatagtttctagactattagcaaaaggcttttgcttacctaagatattctaggattaagtcgacaaactgtgcttagttcttcaatgattttaggatcttggaatcattttattcacacctgccggaacacataatttgaataaaatgcttaataaacattgaattatgcatgtatgctagaatttaagtttattaagagagactgtgaatggttatttatttgtttattcttttcaattgtagtttttaatatggcaaacaacaattcattcaacattcgatcaattctcgaaaaggagaagttgaacgggaaaaacttccttgactggcaaaggaacttgcaaatagttcttatgcaggaagaaaaggagtatgtcctggatgaggcgatgcccgaagctgcaggcgacggggtcactcaggcagccctcaatcgttggattgatgccaacaaggatgtgaaatgtctaatgctcgccaccatgagtgcggatctgcagaaaacgttcatcaactcagatgctttcacaatcatcagtgagttgaagaacatgttccaagatctggctcgagtcgaaagattcgagactcataggcaaattcttgagaccaagcttaagaaaggcgagctcgtaagtccacatgttctcaaaatgattggactcattgagaatatgagtcggctggatcagcaatttt encodes:
- the LOC110794710 gene encoding putative pentatricopeptide repeat-containing protein At1g12700, mitochondrial, whose translation is MAIILGVGVKQIVAKASAYINGGNIIHRLPTSVFHLHSISDSAENDVDPKFFLKSVRQQSKLGFRNLEDAVSLFNRMTRMNPLPSPFDFTLILSSMAKIKPRHSDIYSTVISLYGHLEMLGVSHNLRSFNVLVNCYSYLGHVDFGFSVMGKIIKNGYHPSIVTFNTLINGLIHIDLLEQASKLLDQIVKLGFQANHVTYGTLIKGLCRIGNHATALTLLLTMQSGLSLSKPDIFMYNTIIDSLCKNKLLPQALTLFSEMKSKGIPPDVLTYNTLVRGMYTLRQWDDAKDMLNEMLENNIDPIVETYNMLIDMCCKHGKVREAEAILGLMTKRGDAPDIITYNSLLDGFCMCGQMDESFDLMNLIVKNGCMPDIVTYTSLLNGFCKCKKLDKAFDLVQDMRLRGLAPDVFTYSILINAFCKDNKLQFACQVIQDMEAQGITPDRVTYNSLLDGLCKSSQIDEAMAMLKGMTSSGAAPDIVTYNILIDGLCQVGRLEEAMDILSSLRAKGLDPDNYTYNVIINGYCKCKKFDQALGMFHDMHLRGLKANVVTYNILIHALCKENKVQLADQLIQKMKVQNLTPEAPTYISLTDGVYNMSLIDEAMAMLKKMIASGAAPDIVTYNILIDGLCQVGRLEDAGDILTSLRAKGLDPDNYTYNAMINGYCKCKKLDQALGLFHDMHNGVLEPDVVTYSTLIDALCKENRFEFANQLVQKMKTQNLTTATVTNDSFIGGLCESS